The Acomys russatus chromosome 18, mAcoRus1.1, whole genome shotgun sequence genome includes a region encoding these proteins:
- the Fam124a gene encoding protein FAM124A: MNPKAAEEEEDCVDSGAETGGSDYSHLSSTSSELSVEEAQDPFLVSIHIIADPGQSQPLQEAIDKVLAWVHPDLPLFRVSERRTGRRRRKSPKGAQPALAVVLFLQEAYGEEQILQVHRVLQRPPWRHHHTERVQGRFLPYLPCSQDFFTLAPGTPLWAIRPVHYGKEIVRFTIYCRHDTYADSLRFYELILRRSPSQRKADFCIFPIFSNLDVDIQFSLKRLPCDQNPVPTDSSVLEFRVKDIGYLVPLLPNPCSPISEGRWQTEDHDGNKILLQAQKAHKKVPKCRRAPHHSSEKKPPRTPHATIDTPSPAQGSSQTGLQDSPFLGSSQVALLPKNKQECTPQSGTSSPACSFQRSKSLFCLPSGDPSPPEPQPLPTGSLRHSASEWKPSHLTSIDDLEGAQETDVDTGLQLSSSDLSVVSAYSAPSRFCSTVEASLPSKRCSSHWPALKSPKEGLLPAAREVSPDTAGIASAALSASGASLLTESSTQLPGHDPKAIQEGRDVLLPPTTAGPEDNDTEEFYI, translated from the exons GTGAGCTTTCTGTGGAGGAAGCACAGGACCCTTTCCTGGTGAGCATCCACATCATCGCAGACCCAGGCCAGTCCCAGCCACTGCAGGAGGCCATCGACAAGGTTTTGGCGTGGGTTCACCCTGACCTCCCACTCTTCCGAGTGTCTGAGCGGCGCACAGGCCGGCGAAGGCGGAAGTCCCCCAAGGGTGCGCAGCCGGCGCTGGCCGTGGTGCTGTTCCTGCAGGAGGCGTACGGAGAGGAGCAGATCCTACAGGTGCACCGGGTGCTGCAGAGGCCTCCTTGgcgccaccaccacacagagCGCGTGCAAGGCCGATTCCTACCCTACTTGCCCTGCAGCCAGGACTTCTTCACTCTGGCTCCCGGAACCCCGCTGTGGGCCATCCGGCCAGTGCACTACGGCAAGGAGATCGTGCGCTTCACCATCTACTGTCGCCATGACACCTACGCAGACAGCCTCCGCTTCTATGAGCTGATCCTGCGCCGGAGCCCCAGCCAACGGAAAGCAGACTTCTGCATCTTCCCCATCTTCTCCAACCTGGATGTGGACATCCAGTTCTCCCTGAAAAGACTGCCCTGTGACCAGAACCCGGTGCCCACCGACTCCTCCGTGCTGGAGTTCCGCGTGAAGGACATCGGGTACCTGGTGCCCCTCCTTCCCAACCCCTGTAGCCCCATCAGCGAGGGGCGCTGGCAGACCGAGGACCATGACGGCAACAAAATCCTTCTGCAG GCACAGAAGGCACACAAAAAGGTCCCCAAGTGCAGACGAGCGCCCCACCACTCCTCTGAGAAGAAGCCTCCTCGCACCCCTCACGCCACCATCGACACACCGAGCCCAGCACAGGGCAGCAGCCAGACAGGCCTGCAGGACAGCCCATTCCTGGGATCCAGCCAGGTGGCCCTGCTCCCCAAGAACAAGCAGGAGTGTACCCCACAGTCAGGTACCTCCAGCCCTGCCTGCTCTTTCCAAAGAAgcaagtctttgttttgtttgcccaGCGGAGACCCCTCCCCACCTGAACCACAGCCCCTACCCACTGGTTCCCTGAGACACAGTGCATCAGAGTGGAAGCCCAGCCACCTCACGTCCATTGATGACTTAGAGGGGGCCCAGGAGACAGATGTGGACACAGGCCTGCAGCTCTCCTCCTCAGACCTGTCTGTGGTCTCTGCATATTCTGCACCTAGTAGGTTTTGCAGCACAGTGGAGGCATCCCTCCCCTCCAAGAGATGCAGCAGCCACTGGCCAGCACTCAAGAGTCCCAAGGAAGGACTGCTGCCTGCTGCCCGTGAGGTGAGCCCAGACACTGCAGGGATAGCTTCTGCTGCTCTCTCGGCTTCTGGTGCCTCCTTGCTCACAGAGTCATCAACACAGCTGCCCGGTCATGATCCCAAAGCCATACAGGAGGGCCGAGATGTGCTACTGCCTCCAACAACAGCTGGTCCCGAGGATAATGACACGgaggagttctacatctga